In the genome of Croceimicrobium hydrocarbonivorans, one region contains:
- a CDS encoding MBL fold metallo-hydrolase, translating to MNSKQFGGKLTSTWKEHYAQSPQWQKGKFQNAIPTQTGIDWRKLPGMLCKQIKGNPQGMPKQPLPLHDFDTEAFISNRKELTYVWFGHSALALRLAGMNILIDPMLGQDASPIGPARTKRFSEGTLEQIDLMPDLDLVLISHDHYDHLDLDSILKLESKVKNFVVALGLKRHLMAWGIDASRIEEMDWWDQKQIGPLEVHFTPSRHFSGRGLSSMARCLWGGWVLKSTDHSLWFSGDGGYGPHFKEVGERFGSFDLAFMECGQYSVDWPDIHMFPEESVQAALDAGVKEAIPVHWAGFNLSYEHAWFDPIEDFRKHAEAKKLNWRSPIPGKVYSIGEASTEWWHAFK from the coding sequence ATGAATTCAAAACAATTTGGCGGTAAGCTCACCAGCACCTGGAAGGAGCACTACGCCCAATCTCCGCAATGGCAAAAAGGGAAATTCCAAAACGCCATTCCCACCCAAACCGGCATCGACTGGCGAAAACTTCCTGGCATGCTTTGCAAACAGATAAAAGGTAATCCTCAGGGTATGCCAAAGCAGCCTCTTCCTTTGCATGACTTTGATACGGAGGCCTTTATAAGTAATCGAAAGGAACTAACTTATGTGTGGTTTGGTCATTCAGCTTTAGCCCTACGTTTGGCGGGCATGAATATCCTTATCGATCCTATGCTAGGCCAGGATGCCTCCCCTATTGGTCCGGCAAGAACCAAGCGATTCTCAGAAGGGACTTTGGAGCAAATTGATTTAATGCCTGATTTGGACTTGGTATTAATCAGCCACGACCATTACGATCATTTGGATTTGGACAGTATCCTTAAACTAGAATCCAAGGTTAAAAACTTTGTAGTGGCCTTGGGCTTAAAACGTCATTTAATGGCCTGGGGCATTGATGCTTCTCGAATCGAAGAAATGGATTGGTGGGATCAAAAGCAAATTGGCCCATTGGAAGTGCATTTCACTCCCAGTAGGCATTTTTCAGGCAGAGGACTAAGCTCCATGGCCCGTTGCCTCTGGGGCGGATGGGTATTAAAAAGTACCGATCATTCCCTCTGGTTTAGCGGCGATGGTGGCTATGGCCCACATTTTAAAGAAGTAGGTGAACGTTTCGGCTCCTTTGATCTGGCCTTTATGGAATGCGGTCAATACAGTGTGGATTGGCCGGATATTCACATGTTTCCCGAAGAAAGCGTGCAAGCGGCATTGGATGCTGGAGTGAAGGAAGCCATTCCCGTTCATTGGGCCGGATTTAATTTATCCTATGAACATGCATGGTTCGATCCCATTGAAGACTTTAGAAAACATGCGGAAGCCAAAAAGCTCAATTGGCGAAGCCCAATACCTGGTAAAGTATATTCCATTGGCGAAGCCAGCACAGAATGGTGGCATGCATT